A window of the Polyodon spathula isolate WHYD16114869_AA chromosome 50, ASM1765450v1, whole genome shotgun sequence genome harbors these coding sequences:
- the LOC121306765 gene encoding CD276 antigen-like isoform X2 — protein sequence MQTERAKRMDFAGEEASLNSPELPWNQLYLKRRTESRIQLRRRVCFTGPAAAAVTGVFAILILAAGRVSGSEFVTVPSSVKCPEGQDCILSCTFNYIAGGWDEKTGVTWRQAETDHIVHRYYNNRDQLAHQLPQYVNRTSLFDSELQRGNASLLLRRVREEDAGQYKCSVKAPRQLGSGQTELILVSAQPLTAAVWNKQHA from the exons ATGCAGACGGAGCGTGCAAAGAGGATGGACTTTGCAGGAGAAGAAGCGTCCCTGAATTCACCTGAGCTGCCCTGGAACCA GCTCTATTTGAAGAGAAGGACAGAGTCCAGGATCCAGTTAAGGAGGAGAGTGTGCTTCActggccctgctgctgctgctgttaccgGGGTATTTGCAATCCTCATACTGGCTGCTGGCAGGGTCAGCGGCAGTGAGTTTGTGACAGTCCCGAGCTCAGTGAAGTGTCCTGAAGGGCAGGACTGTATCCTGAGCTGCACCTTCAACTACATAGCTGGAGGCTGGGATGAGAAGACAGGTGTGACCTGGAGACAAGCAGAAACAGACCACATCGTTCACAGGTACTATAACAACAGGGACCAGCTTGCCCATCAGCTCCCTCAGTATGTGAACAGGACCAGCCTGTTTGATTCTGAGCTGCAGCGCGGGAACGCTTCACTGCTGCTGAGGAGAGTCAGGGAGGAAGACGCTGGACAGTACAAGTGCTCTGTTAAAGCTCCTCGACAGCTTGGTTCGGGCCAGACTGAGTTAATCCTGGTTTCAGCTCAACCCCTAACAGCAGCTGTTTGGAATAAACAACACGCCTG A
- the LOC121306765 gene encoding uncharacterized protein LOC121306765 isoform X1 has translation MQTERAKRMDFAGEEASLNSPELPWNQLYLKRRTESRIQLRRRVCFTGPAAAAVTGVFAILILAAGRVSGSEFVTVPSSVKCPEGQDCILSCTFNYIAGGWDEKTGVTWRQAETDHIVHRYYNNRDQLAHQLPQYVNRTSLFDSELQRGNASLLLRRVREEDAGQYKCSVKAPRQLGSGQTELILVSAQPLTAAVWNKQHAWWVLVAFFGVVAILFVKLIKKRVGWRWKPYNALKAVAFKTGRADVHRGSTQS, from the exons ATGCAGACGGAGCGTGCAAAGAGGATGGACTTTGCAGGAGAAGAAGCGTCCCTGAATTCACCTGAGCTGCCCTGGAACCA GCTCTATTTGAAGAGAAGGACAGAGTCCAGGATCCAGTTAAGGAGGAGAGTGTGCTTCActggccctgctgctgctgctgttaccgGGGTATTTGCAATCCTCATACTGGCTGCTGGCAGGGTCAGCGGCAGTGAGTTTGTGACAGTCCCGAGCTCAGTGAAGTGTCCTGAAGGGCAGGACTGTATCCTGAGCTGCACCTTCAACTACATAGCTGGAGGCTGGGATGAGAAGACAGGTGTGACCTGGAGACAAGCAGAAACAGACCACATCGTTCACAGGTACTATAACAACAGGGACCAGCTTGCCCATCAGCTCCCTCAGTATGTGAACAGGACCAGCCTGTTTGATTCTGAGCTGCAGCGCGGGAACGCTTCACTGCTGCTGAGGAGAGTCAGGGAGGAAGACGCTGGACAGTACAAGTGCTCTGTTAAAGCTCCTCGACAGCTTGGTTCGGGCCAGACTGAGTTAATCCTGGTTTCAGCTCAACCCCTAACAGCAGCTGTTTGGAATAAACAACACGCCTGGTGGGTTTTAGTAGCATTTTTTGGTGTGGTTGCAATTCTCTTTGTCAAACTGATCAAAAAACGTGTAGGTTGGCGCTGGAAGCCCTACAATGCTTTGAAAGCTGTAGCGTTTAAAACAGGCAGGGCCGATGTACACCGTGGAAGCACCCAAAGCTAA